In one window of Armatimonadota bacterium DNA:
- a CDS encoding prepilin-type N-terminal cleavage/methylation domain-containing protein encodes MRKNRGFTLIELLVVIAIIAILAAILFPVFARAREAARKATCLSNLKQIALAAIMYAQDYDEVLPAANCTGWQSSAHPLDPANQYITDFTGLGSADYWQLADALVPYIKSLDIFNCPTNSRRYPGFTVETVILTSGTAVGVRKVGRLAASNGSGTYWWSCCHFDDAVSGAIDQQGTTGAMFDIAYVLGFIPSGDYDNPEEYFACANAVGNFDDPVWKPMGGEDSFGCHEGYSHDFLNGGHVIPVELGGTPPTVPIAMPTMFVDGHVKYMRLGFYQFIGMASQPNEIQ; translated from the coding sequence ATGCGAAAGAACCGCGGCTTTACCCTGATTGAGTTGCTGGTGGTGATTGCGATCATCGCAATACTCGCCGCTATCCTGTTCCCGGTGTTCGCGCGCGCTCGGGAGGCGGCGAGGAAGGCCACCTGCCTGTCCAACCTGAAGCAGATCGCCCTTGCGGCAATCATGTACGCTCAGGACTACGATGAGGTGCTCCCGGCGGCTAACTGCACCGGTTGGCAGTCGAGCGCACACCCCCTGGACCCCGCCAACCAGTATATCACCGACTTCACCGGCCTCGGATCGGCCGACTACTGGCAGCTGGCGGACGCTCTCGTGCCGTACATCAAGAGCCTGGACATCTTCAATTGCCCGACCAACAGCAGGCGGTACCCGGGCTTCACAGTTGAGACCGTGATTCTAACCTCCGGCACGGCTGTCGGCGTACGCAAGGTCGGCCGCCTCGCCGCGTCGAACGGCTCTGGAACGTACTGGTGGAGCTGCTGCCATTTCGATGACGCCGTCAGCGGCGCCATAGACCAGCAAGGCACGACTGGCGCCATGTTTGACATCGCGTACGTTTTGGGCTTCATCCCCTCCGGCGACTACGACAACCCAGAGGAGTACTTCGCCTGCGCCAACGCGGTCGGCAACTTCGACGACCCCGTGTGGAAGCCGATGGGCGGCGAAGATAGCTTCGGGTGCCACGAAGGGTACTCCCACGACTTCTTGAATGGCGGACACGTCATCCCGGTCGAGTTGGGCGGGACCCCTCCCACCGTCCCGATTGCGATGCCGACAATGTTTGTTGACGGCCACGTCAAGTACATGCGGCTCGGCTTCTACCAGTTCATCGGGATGGCTTCGCAGCCGAACGAGATCCAGTAG